DNA from Acidobacteriota bacterium:
GGCTTCCGACAGCTCCCGACCGAAGAACTGGGGCGAGTCGGAACGGCCGGCGACGACGCTCGAACCGAGTATGGCGAAGAGCCTCGAGACGGAGGTCGTCACCCTGCCGCTCAACGACATTGAAGTCTGCGGCGCCCTGATCGACGAGCATCGCGACGACCTGGCGGCGGTGCTCATGGATCCCCTGCCCGCCGCGCTCGGGCTGATCCCGCCACGGGCTGATTTCGTGGCGGCGATCCGGGCGAAGACGAGGGAGTGCGGCGCGCTCCTGATCGCGGACGAGGTGCTTTCCTTCCGCATCGACTACCGCGGCGCCTGCCACCGCTTCGGGATCGAGCCGGACCTCGTGTCGCTCGGCAAGATCATCGGCGGCGGCTTCCCGGTCGGCGCCGTGGCCGGCAAGGCGGACGTGATGAAGGTCTTCGACCATCGCGACGGCGAGCTGGTACACCACGGCGGCACCTACAACGGCAACCCGGTGACCATGGTCGCCGGCTACGAAACGATGAAGCGGCTGACGCCGGAGGTCTTCGCCGAGTTCGATCGGCTAGGCGACCGGGTCCGCGCCGGGCTGCAGCAGGTGCTCCAGCGGAACGGCATCGAGGCCGTCGCGACCGGCCGCGGCTCGCTCTTCGCCGTCGTGCCGGGGAACGAACCGCCGAAGGACTTCCGCGCGGTGTTCACCGCCCGTTCCGCGGCGCCGCAGATCCAGAAGATCGCCAGGGAGATGCTCAACCGGGGCATGCTGATGGGCGCCCGCGGTCTCTTCGGCGCGCTTTCGACGCCGATGGGCGACGCGGAGATCGACCGTTTCCTGGAAGCCGCCGACGGCGCCGCGGCGTACGTGCTGGCTACCTAGGGAAGCCGTTCCAGCAAGAGGGCCAGCAGGGCGTCGCGGACCTCGTTGCGGAAGTCGAGTTCGTTCTGGTTGAACTGGACCGCCACCGCGATGCCGGAGTCCCGGTGGTAGTACATCGTGGAACGCCAGCCGGGGAACCAGCCGCCGTGGCCGATGAGTTCGCCGTACGGGCTGTCGGCACGGTAGACGCCGAGGCCGTAGGTCGCGCCGGCGTCTTCGCCGCGGTAGCCGGAGTTCAGCATCTCCTCCAGGTACGGTCCGTCGAGGGCACGCTCCTCGTAGAGGATCTTGGCCCAGCGGGCCAGGTCGCGTGAGTTGGAGACGTAGCCGCCGCCGGTCCACTCGGTCTGCGGGCTGAACGCCATCACGTCGCCCTCGGCGGTCTTTGCCGGCAGCGAGAAGGGGTTGTCCTCGCCGACGTGACCGGGGGCGAGGTCGGGGAACGTGCGGCCGATCTGCTCCACCGTGCGGGGGAGGTCGTGACGGTCGAGGACGCGGCGCCTGGCCTCGTCGTAGTACGCGCCGCCGGAGGCCGCCTCCATGATCAGGCCCGCGACGAGGTAGCCGGTGTCGGTGTACGCGTACCCCTCGCCGGCCGGGAACAGGGGCTCCTTGTCGAGGACGTACTGGACCAGGTCCCGCGGCTCGAACCAGGCGTCGGGGTCGCCGGCCGGACCGCGCCGGGACCGAGCCTCGGCGCGCCAGCCTTCGTCGTAGACGTGGTCGGTGAGTCCGCTCGAGTGGCTGAGCAGGTGGCGGAGGGTCATCGTCTCGTGGTTGGGAAGGCGGGTCCACCACGGTTCGTCGCCGAGCCAGCGCGACGCCAGGTCGTCGAGGCCGAGCAGGCCCTCGTTCACCATGCTGAGCGCGGTGGTCGCGGCGATCGTCTTGCCGATGCTGCCGGCCGGCATGCGGTTCGCCGGATCCATCGGCAGATCGTTGTCCGGATCGGCGTAGCCGGTCGCGGCGACGCCTTCGCTGCCGTCCGGGAGGACGAAGGCGGCGGTAGCGCCGATGAAGCCGAGCTCGGCGCGGAGTTCGTCGAGGCGTGCCTGGAAGAGCTGCTCGGTTCCGGATGTCACGTCCGGGGCCGGCGGTGCGGCGCAAGCCGCGGCCAGGAGGACCGCGGCGACGAAGACGCTACTCCCACCCGTAGGCCGCCCGGATTCTGATCGGCAGCTCGACGAAGATGACCGGGTTGGCTTCGCTGCTGTTGGCCAGGATGACATAGCCGTTGCCTCCTTCGAGCGATCCGACGAAGTTGCCCCGGAAGCCCCAGTTGCCGCCGCTGTGTCCGAAGAAACGGTCCGCTTCTCCGGGTGGCGCGGGGCGGTGTGGCGTGTCGGCGCCGGTGGTGAAGCCGAGAGCGTAGTTGCCCACGCCTCCGGGTGTCACCATCTTGCGGGTGAACCCGGTCGTGAGGATGCGGTTCGAGCGCCCCTCCAGGGAAAGCTGGACCTCGATCAGGAACTTCGCCAGGTCCGTCGGGGTCGTCCAGAGGCCCGCGGCGTAGAGCTCCGGGTAAACGTGCCAGGGTGCGCGTGGCTCCCCACCGTCCTCGTCGGACCTGGTCGCCGACCCGCCGGCCCGCGCCGCGTTGCCGTGAAGTGCCGGCGGCAGGGGCTGGCAGAAGCAACTGCGGTTCATGCCGAGCGGGTCCAGGACCGCCTCCTGCAGGAGCTTCTCGAACGGCTTGGCCATGGCGTCGCTCAGAGCGAGTTGCAGGATGGTGGAACCACCCCCGGAGTACTGGTAGCGGGTGCCGGGCTGCCAGCCGACGACGACCGGGTCTGTGTTCGCGGGCGTCTCCTCGTCCTTCCGTCCCAGGACCTCGGGGACTGTCGGCAGCTCGGCGTCCGGCTTGTAGCCCGGGAATCCCGAAACCGTCGTGCCGGCCGTCATGCTCAGCAGCATCCGCGGCGTCACCGGAGTCTCGGCTAGCAGTTCGGCGTCGTCCCGGAGCTGCCAGGAGCGGAGCATGGAGTTGATGTCGTCGTCGAGGTCGAAGAGTCCGTCCTGCACGGCTCGGAGCACCGCCATCGCGGACACCGGCTTGCTGATCGAGGCGGCCTGGAAGAGGGTCTCCGTGTCGGCAAGAGTGCCGCTCGCCTCGTCGGCGACGCCCCAGGCCCTGGCCCAGTGCAGGCGATAGTCCTCAACGACGGCGACGCTTAGCGCCGCGATGCCGTGCGCCTCCATCAGCTCGGCCAGACTCTTGCCGGCATCGTCGCTAGCTCCCGCCTCCCGCGGTGCCTCGATCCTTGAAATCAGGTCCGCCGGGTCGTCCGCCGCAGCCTCAACCGGCTGGGCCTGGAGCGGTACGTTGAGAAGGCCCGCCAGCAGGAAACCGGTCGAACTCCAGGGGACCTGGCGCACGCCCAGCAGGCTAGCAGCGTCCGCAGCCGTCCGGCTGCGCTGCCGCGCATAACCCGGAAGCGCCGCCGAAGCAGGCAATGGCGTGTGTCGGGCCCAGCGAACTGGGCCGCAATACACTCGTCGTCTCCCGTGACGTCCGGTCGCGCCCAATCGTATGATTCCGTCCAGGTGAATGCTGTCCCGGCAGCACTGATCAGCGTCCTCCTCGCATCCGGTGGCGTCGGATTCGGGCAGCAGGCGGAGACGGCCGCGCAGCCGCCGGACCAGGCCACGTTCTCGACGATGCGGGATCTCGCCGGCGGTGTTAAATCAAAGCGTCGAATCCGTTTCGAAGGAGCTGTCGAAACGATGAGCGGGCAGGGGTGCTACGACCCTGCGGACATCGAGTGGCAGGGCCTTGTGGGCATGACGGCGGAGGGAGCAGCCGTCTACAGACTCCGCAGTCCCAGCCTCATGCGGATCATCGACAGGGATACGGGCCGCTCCAGGTACGGCCTGCGTCTTCCGAGCAGCCGGCTAGGGCTCGTTCAGGACGGCGACGACAGCTCGCGTGCGATGGGACGCGTCACCAGCGGCGTCACGGTGGTCGACGGTGCGACGGAGGAACCCGTACGCGGCGCGCGCGTGCTCCTGCTAGCCGATCAGGGCCGTCCCGAGCCCCTGCTGTGCCTCCTGGACACGGATTCGGAGGGAACGGCGGTTCTGCCTCAGGCTCAGTGGGTGTTCGGAACGGTCGTGGCCGCCGAGGGGTTCGTCGGCGGCGTGGTCACGCCCGATCCTTCGGGACCCGTGCGGCTGGCGCGTTCCCGGACGATCAGCGGCCGTGTTCAAGGCGCCGAGCCATGGGCCATTTATGACGCTCAAGGCGTCGAGCTATTGGGAGGCTACGGCCTTGTGGCAGCCATACCTCACAAGGAACCCGACGGGGAGAACGAGGACATCGTCGCCGCGGCGCTGGTGGACCCCGATGGGGGGTTCGTGCTGCACGGCATCCCCCCTTCGACTTCGAGGCTGCTGCTGGCCATGTTCCGTGCGGACGACCTAATCGCAATGAGTCTGCACGCATCGTCGGGTTCGCCCGCCTCCGTCCCGGTCGACGACGCTTCGGTCACCTTCATCTCAGCCGACCCCGACGCCCGGGTGGAACTCCGTTTCCTCAGGTTGCCGGATGGATCCGAGGTCCAGGACTACGCCCTGGGCCGGATGGCTCGACCGCAGCTCAGGCAGGAGGAATCCAGCTACTCTCGGCGGCGACTGCCCTCCGGCTGGTATGACATCCGCGCCTACGATCGGACTCTCGCCGAGTTCTTCCTGGAGCCGGACGAGGAGCTTGACCTCGGCGTGCTGGGGACGACCGAGGAGTTCACGCTTGAGGTCCGGGGTCTCGATGGCCGCCCCGGCGACGTCTGGTGGTCCAAGGAACTATGCTTCGACAACGAAGTCGGCAGCGAGAGCACACGCACCGCCGTTGGCCCGCAGCAACTCGCGACCCTGAGGATTCCAGAGGGCTGCAAGGCCATCTGGGGTCAGGTTTCGGCGCCTGGCATGATCGCGGATCACTTCGACTGGAGCCGCGGCGACCCGCTCGCAGCGGTCGTCACGCTGCGTCCCGGATTCCCGATACGCGGCACCGTGTGGGGCCCCAGCGGGCGGCCGCTTGAGAATGCCCGGGTGAGCGCATTTGACGAGTTCGAACTTTCGAGGAGCCGCGACGGGCGATATCCCAAGCCGGCTGCGACCAGCATCGTTGATGAGGTAGGCCGTTTCGAGCTCACCGTCGAACACAGGAGCGCCTTCTTCGTGAGGGCGGTGCACTCGGGTTACTTCGCCCCCCCGCACCGCGTCGACCTGTCTTCCGGCCCGGCACCGGCTCTCGCAATCACTGCACGGCGGGGCGCCGCGGTTACCGGCGTCGTCCGGAGCCCTAGCGGCCGGCCAGTGGAGGGGGCCACCGTTCATTGGTGCTACCTCGGCCGTGAGCCGGTCGTATCGCCCAGCACCTACGCCGCCGTCCATGGCTGCAAGAAGCAAAGGCCTGCGTGGCGCGACCGCGCCGAGTTGGCTCTATGGAACCTGGAAAGTGGTCAGATGATACGAACCGACGCTGCCGGCGCGTTCCGAGCCGAGCGGAAGAACGTTCGAAGCGCCGCTTTCTTCACCGCTCTGCCGCCAGGGGAGATCGAGTTCACCGTTCGCCCCTGGGCGGGACGCGCGGAGTCGAGCATTCACACGCTCAAGCCGGGCGACAACGAGATCGAGATTACGCTGCGGAACGGTCACAGGATCGAAGGACAGGTGCTCGGTCTACCGGAAGGCAGCCCCGCAGCGGAAGTTCACCTGACGGCGGGACGGGAGCCGGATGTCTGGACACGCTGGTCTACCAAGACTGCGGAGGCGGAACAGGGTGCCTTTCTGTTCGAGAACCTGTCGAGTGGCTCCAAGCCTTACCACCTGTACGCAACAGCACCCGGGTACAAGTCCCTGGAGAGCCACGTCGTCCTGCAAGCAGGGGACGACGGCCGCGCGGTTGTGCTGAAGCTGGTGCCGAACAGTTCAGAGATCGAGGGGGCGATCTACCCGCTCGAGCTCGGCTCCGAGCCGCGCCTAACAGCGATTTCGCGGACCGCAGAACAGCGAACCGTGGCGATAGGCACCGGAGGTTCGTTCGCGTTCACGAATCTCCCCGTCGGCGAATGGCGGTTGATCCTGAACCACGGAGTGCCGAGCGGTCGCGAGGAGATCACCGTCCGCCGCGGCATTGCTCTTGTGCGTGAAGATGCGCTTGAGCACATCGACATCGACCTGGGTTCGCTTCCCACAATCCACTTCGTCGGCCAGCAGCCCGGGGGCATGCTGCGAATTCACAGCGACAGCGAACTGGACTACGTATTCGGACCGGTGGCCAGCGTGCCCGTAGGCGAGACGGGTCGGGCCACGATTCACGCTCCCGCCCCTGGGACGTACAGAGTCAGCTATGTGACCCGGCCGGGGCCCAACCAGGGCACACTGTCGTTCTCGTTGTACCGCCAATGGCTCGAAGGCACCCAGACCTTCCACGTCGAGGATTTCGAGCCCGACGACTTCTGAACGCGGAACTCGCCGCTGCCCAACGGCGGTGCCTCGATCCTTGCGATCAAGCACGGCGTACTCAGCACGCTGTCAGCGCGTCAGCGCAGCACGCTGCGCTGACTCGAAGTTGAGACACTGTTACAGGTTTGGTACACTGACCGCCGGAACAGGGGGACGAATGAGGCTTCGAACGACCTCCGCGGGCGCTGCGCTGCTCGCGGTCATGGCGCAGCCCGCAGTGGTGGCCCAGGACGCCTGCATACCGGGAGGCAAGGTGCAGACGATGCCGGAGACGGCATCCGAGTACGCCGCGATGTGCCTCCCGCACGTCGGCGTGCCGCCGACGGTCGACTGCGGCGCGGGCGTGCGCATCCCGATCCACGTCGACGGCGTCGAAGTGTTCGAGAGTCCGGGCTACCGCCAGTGCGACACGCCCGACTTCAAGGGCAACTGCAACGTGGGCTCCCGGATCGGCAGGGTGCAGGGCAAGGCGGCGGACGGCAGCCCGCTGGACGACGTCATCTGGGCCTGGTTCTGCCGTTCAGCCGGCCGGGAGTTCTTCGAGAGGGGCATCTCCTCCGTCCAGATGATCGGACACAACAAGACGACGGGCGCCACCTGCTTCTTCGAGTCGCCGGACGGGAAGGGCGACCTGGTTCAGGCCAGGGAGTACCTTCACATGGACGAACGGGGCCTGCTGGCCGGGAAGCTCCCCGGTCCGGACTCCGCTGAGTTCGACAAGGCGTGGATTCCGCCGCCGACCGGAGTCCAGTGCGCCCAGTGCCACCAGAACAACGCCTTCCTGCACGACCCCTGGATCGACGGCGCCAAGCTGCCGTCCGATCCCAGCGAACCGGTCCTTCCGGGATGGGTGGATCCTGAAGCCCCCTACTGGGTGGTCGGCGGAACGCACTGGGACCTGCGGACGCCGTACATCGAAGGCAACGCCTGCCTCGACTGCCACCGGGCGCCGACCCGGACCGCCCGGCTGTTCGAAGCGGGCCAGGTCCACGTGGACGGGTTCATGCCGCCGCGGCGGCCGGGGAGCCTGAAGGCCGACTACGCGGCGCTGCTCGCCTGCCACGACGACGGCCCGGGAAACACGCCGGGCTGCGACTGGGTGATCCCGCCGGGCGGCGGCTGCGAAGGCCGAATCGTCCCCGGAGTACCCGGAGACGGCGCCGGCGGCGGCATCCCGACTGGGCGTGTGAAGGAATGACCAGGCTGGACCTGACGGATCGCGTCGCCGTCGTCACCGGCGGCGCCGGCGGCATCGGTACCTGCATCGCCAAGGCCTATGCCGAGGCCGGCGCCAGGGTCGTCGTCGCCTCGCGCAAGAAGGAGAACCTGGACAGCGTCGTCGGCGAGATCGAGTCCGGCGGCGGGACGGCGCTGGCCGTCGGTTGCGACATCACGGTCCCCGACCAGGTCGACGGGCTGATCGCCGAGACCGTCGGCGCCTTCGGGCGGCTCGACGTGATGGTCAACAACGCCGGCGGCGGCGCCACGCCGCGCATGCCCGAGGACACGCCCTACGAGGAGTGGCAGCGCATCGTCGACCTGAACCTGACCGGCACCTGGCTGTGCTGCATCGCCGCGGGCAAGCAGATGATCGAGCAGCAGAGCGGGAACATCATCAACATCTCGTCGGTGGCCGGCACCAAGGGCCACCCCGGCATGCTCCACTACTCGGCGGCCAAGGCGGGCGTCATCAGCCTGAGCAACAACCTCGCCTTCCAGTGGGCGAAGCACAACATCCGCGTCAACTGCGTGGCGCCGGGGCTGATCGCGACGCCCGCGATGGTGAAGTGGGGCGTCATCCAGCCGGCCGAGAAGGAGGACGGCACCCCCGTGCCGCGCCTGGAGCGGCCGCCCGATCCCGAAGACGTCGCCGACCTCTGCCTCTTCCTGGCCTCACCCGCCTCGGCGCTCCTCACCGGCGAAGTGATCCCGATCCGGTCCTGGACGCGGCTGGACCGCTTCTGGAACTGAGACCGATGGACCAGCTTTCCGCTACGGCCGCATCCTTCGTCCGGCCGCTCGACACCCGCGACGACGATCTCGACCTGCTGGGCGGCAAGGGCCGCTCGCTGGCGCGGGCCTCTAACGCGGGGTTCGCGGTGCCGGGCGGCTTCCACGTCACGACCGCCGCCTACCGGGCCTTCGTGGCGGAGCACGGACTGCAGCAGCGGATCGTGGCGCTGGCGAAGCCCGAACTCGTGAACGGCGCCGTCTCCTTCGACAGCGCGTCGGCGGCGATCCAGGAGCTCCTGGCCGCGCCGGCCCTCTCCGACCTCGCGGCCGCCGAGATCGCCGCCGCGTATCGGAGCCTGGAACCGGCGACCCCCCCGGTCGCGGTGCGCTCGTCCGCCAACGCCGAGGACCTGCCGGAGGCGTCATTCGCCGGCCAGCAGGACACCTACCTCAACGTCCGCGGCGACGACGCGGTCGTACAGGCGGTGCGCGATTGCTGGGCGTCGCTGTGGACCCCCCGCGCGATCGCCTACCGCCACCAGATGGGGATCGACCAGGGCAAGGTGGCGATGGCGGTCGTCGTCCAGATCATGGTGCCGTCCGAGGTCTCGGGCATCCTCTTCACCGCGAATCCGGCGACGGGCGAACGCTCCGAGGCGATCGTCAATGCCAGCTTCGGCCTCGGCGAGGCCGTCGTCGGCGGCCAGGTGACGCCCGACACCTACGTGGTCGACCGCGCGACCGGCGAGGCCACGGAAACGATCATCAGCACCAAGGAACAGCAGATCGTCCAGGAAGGCGACCAGGGCACGCGGCTCGAAGCGGTCGACGAGGCCGAACGGGAGAGTTCGTCGCTGTCGCCGGAGGCCCTCCGGGACCTCGTCGACCTGGGGATCGAGGTCGAAGCGCGGTTCGACGGGGTACCACAGGACATCGAGTGGGCGATCTCCGGCGGCAGGCTCCACCTGCTGCAGTCGCGGCCCATCACCAACCTGCCGCCGCAGCCGATCGAGGTCGAATGGGTGCCGACCCCTCCGGCCCGGATCCTGACGCGGCGCCAGATCGTCGAGAACATTCCCGACCCGATCTGCCCGCTGTTCGAGGAGCTGTACCTGACCGTGGGCCTCGAGAAGGCCCGCGGAGGTAAGAGCATGATGGTCGGCGGCGGCCCCGTCTTCGTCACGATGCACGGCTTCGCCTACCAGCGCGGGGACTGGCAAATGCTCTTCCCGGACGGCAACAACACGGAGATCAGGAAGCCGACCGAGGACGAGATGGAGGCCGCGGAACGCGCCATGGCCGAGCGGCGCAAGGACTCCCCCGCCGAGAACGTCGAGATGGCGGAGCACGACCTGAAGCTGTTTCGCGAAGCGCTCGGCGAAGACGATCGCCGCGCCTTCGACGCCTGGGTAGCCACCGCGGAACCCGGCGAGTCGCTGGCGCAGCGGGTGACCATGCCCGAAAGCAGGAACCCGACCTACATCGCCTTCAACCGCACCCAGTGGAACGAAGGCGTGCTCAGGAAGTGGCGGGAAGAGACGGTGCCGCGCCTGCTCCGGATCACCGGCGGGTGGCGCGACGTCGATCCGGCCACGG
Protein-coding regions in this window:
- a CDS encoding aspartate aminotransferase family protein; the encoded protein is MAARTAAPRSTDRYLGENSASRSLYERALDVMPGGNSRHTLVMDPYPIYAASGHGCIVTDVEGQERIDFVNNYTSLILGHSHPAVTEAVARVIGSGTAFSLPTETDIRLAELLVERIPYIDQVRFANSGSEGVLLAIRAARAATGRSKIAKFEGCYHGIYDYAQASDSSRPKNWGESERPATTLEPSMAKSLETEVVTLPLNDIEVCGALIDEHRDDLAAVLMDPLPAALGLIPPRADFVAAIRAKTRECGALLIADEVLSFRIDYRGACHRFGIEPDLVSLGKIIGGGFPVGAVAGKADVMKVFDHRDGELVHHGGTYNGNPVTMVAGYETMKRLTPEVFAEFDRLGDRVRAGLQQVLQRNGIEAVATGRGSLFAVVPGNEPPKDFRAVFTARSAAPQIQKIAREMLNRGMLMGARGLFGALSTPMGDAEIDRFLEAADGAAAYVLAT
- a CDS encoding serine hydrolase, with protein sequence MTSGTEQLFQARLDELRAELGFIGATAAFVLPDGSEGVAATGYADPDNDLPMDPANRMPAGSIGKTIAATTALSMVNEGLLGLDDLASRWLGDEPWWTRLPNHETMTLRHLLSHSSGLTDHVYDEGWRAEARSRRGPAGDPDAWFEPRDLVQYVLDKEPLFPAGEGYAYTDTGYLVAGLIMEAASGGAYYDEARRRVLDRHDLPRTVEQIGRTFPDLAPGHVGEDNPFSLPAKTAEGDVMAFSPQTEWTGGGYVSNSRDLARWAKILYEERALDGPYLEEMLNSGYRGEDAGATYGLGVYRADSPYGELIGHGGWFPGWRSTMYYHRDSGIAVAVQFNQNELDFRNEVRDALLALLLERLP
- a CDS encoding serine hydrolase — its product is MRQVPWSSTGFLLAGLLNVPLQAQPVEAAADDPADLISRIEAPREAGASDDAGKSLAELMEAHGIAALSVAVVEDYRLHWARAWGVADEASGTLADTETLFQAASISKPVSAMAVLRAVQDGLFDLDDDINSMLRSWQLRDDAELLAETPVTPRMLLSMTAGTTVSGFPGYKPDAELPTVPEVLGRKDEETPANTDPVVVGWQPGTRYQYSGGGSTILQLALSDAMAKPFEKLLQEAVLDPLGMNRSCFCQPLPPALHGNAARAGGSATRSDEDGGEPRAPWHVYPELYAAGLWTTPTDLAKFLIEVQLSLEGRSNRILTTGFTRKMVTPGGVGNYALGFTTGADTPHRPAPPGEADRFFGHSGGNWGFRGNFVGSLEGGNGYVILANSSEANPVIFVELPIRIRAAYGWE
- a CDS encoding carboxypeptidase-like regulatory domain-containing protein yields the protein MNAVPAALISVLLASGGVGFGQQAETAAQPPDQATFSTMRDLAGGVKSKRRIRFEGAVETMSGQGCYDPADIEWQGLVGMTAEGAAVYRLRSPSLMRIIDRDTGRSRYGLRLPSSRLGLVQDGDDSSRAMGRVTSGVTVVDGATEEPVRGARVLLLADQGRPEPLLCLLDTDSEGTAVLPQAQWVFGTVVAAEGFVGGVVTPDPSGPVRLARSRTISGRVQGAEPWAIYDAQGVELLGGYGLVAAIPHKEPDGENEDIVAAALVDPDGGFVLHGIPPSTSRLLLAMFRADDLIAMSLHASSGSPASVPVDDASVTFISADPDARVELRFLRLPDGSEVQDYALGRMARPQLRQEESSYSRRRLPSGWYDIRAYDRTLAEFFLEPDEELDLGVLGTTEEFTLEVRGLDGRPGDVWWSKELCFDNEVGSESTRTAVGPQQLATLRIPEGCKAIWGQVSAPGMIADHFDWSRGDPLAAVVTLRPGFPIRGTVWGPSGRPLENARVSAFDEFELSRSRDGRYPKPAATSIVDEVGRFELTVEHRSAFFVRAVHSGYFAPPHRVDLSSGPAPALAITARRGAAVTGVVRSPSGRPVEGATVHWCYLGREPVVSPSTYAAVHGCKKQRPAWRDRAELALWNLESGQMIRTDAAGAFRAERKNVRSAAFFTALPPGEIEFTVRPWAGRAESSIHTLKPGDNEIEITLRNGHRIEGQVLGLPEGSPAAEVHLTAGREPDVWTRWSTKTAEAEQGAFLFENLSSGSKPYHLYATAPGYKSLESHVVLQAGDDGRAVVLKLVPNSSEIEGAIYPLELGSEPRLTAISRTAEQRTVAIGTGGSFAFTNLPVGEWRLILNHGVPSGREEITVRRGIALVREDALEHIDIDLGSLPTIHFVGQQPGGMLRIHSDSELDYVFGPVASVPVGETGRATIHAPAPGTYRVSYVTRPGPNQGTLSFSLYRQWLEGTQTFHVEDFEPDDF
- a CDS encoding SDR family NAD(P)-dependent oxidoreductase; the encoded protein is MTRLDLTDRVAVVTGGAGGIGTCIAKAYAEAGARVVVASRKKENLDSVVGEIESGGGTALAVGCDITVPDQVDGLIAETVGAFGRLDVMVNNAGGGATPRMPEDTPYEEWQRIVDLNLTGTWLCCIAAGKQMIEQQSGNIINISSVAGTKGHPGMLHYSAAKAGVISLSNNLAFQWAKHNIRVNCVAPGLIATPAMVKWGVIQPAEKEDGTPVPRLERPPDPEDVADLCLFLASPASALLTGEVIPIRSWTRLDRFWN
- a CDS encoding PEP-utilizing enzyme, coding for MDQLSATAASFVRPLDTRDDDLDLLGGKGRSLARASNAGFAVPGGFHVTTAAYRAFVAEHGLQQRIVALAKPELVNGAVSFDSASAAIQELLAAPALSDLAAAEIAAAYRSLEPATPPVAVRSSANAEDLPEASFAGQQDTYLNVRGDDAVVQAVRDCWASLWTPRAIAYRHQMGIDQGKVAMAVVVQIMVPSEVSGILFTANPATGERSEAIVNASFGLGEAVVGGQVTPDTYVVDRATGEATETIISTKEQQIVQEGDQGTRLEAVDEAERESSSLSPEALRDLVDLGIEVEARFDGVPQDIEWAISGGRLHLLQSRPITNLPPQPIEVEWVPTPPARILTRRQIVENIPDPICPLFEELYLTVGLEKARGGKSMMVGGGPVFVTMHGFAYQRGDWQMLFPDGNNTEIRKPTEDEMEAAERAMAERRKDSPAENVEMAEHDLKLFREALGEDDRRAFDAWVATAEPGESLAQRVTMPESRNPTYIAFNRTQWNEGVLRKWREETVPRLLRITGGWRDVDPATASDETLLQGIVDLGVAEGDYWSNDTGHTFGVAKSTDDQLQCFLRETLPDHNFTSGQFLSGFKSKTMEANDAIYEVAKRIRADDSLWELVMVTPASRLMDALQEHAASGPALEAIDDYLRTFGHQGYTLDFVEPPQSEDPTPFFATLKTMVANRDYSPEQHDIEARRKKEEALAEIEGLLDGLEYWQFRFRLWFTYLFYPIREETMFYLGSSWPVLRSLAAELGRRLVEAGTFGRPNDVYFCVTDEIRESIEARARGEARPDLGRLAAERRELREARKRLHPPGTVPEEASEHPSIAFKETQARNDPNSPTLRGVPVSPGTVTAPASLIKSPPEFDRMRSGSILVCPMTNPAWTPLFAHASGLVTDIGGILGHGSIVAREYGIPAVVGTGNITQRVAPGQEISVDGDAGVVTLHDS